The Hevea brasiliensis isolate MT/VB/25A 57/8 chromosome 9, ASM3005281v1, whole genome shotgun sequence nucleotide sequence CTGCTACCACCTCTCTaattgataatgtaaatatagagTATGACTGCTCCCGGGCTTCCAGCATCGACTCTGCCTTCTCAATCGCTGATTGCTTTAATATTAACAGCATTGATGGTAATGTTTTTTCGGAATTCGAAGCTAAACCACGAATCATCGATATCAGTACTGCAAAATCCAGTGATTCAACTACCActtttgaatttgattcaaaacCTCAACTTCTCTCTCAATCAAGTAACGAGTTGTTTGAATTTGAATCAAAACCTCAAATTCAATCGTTTCATAATTTCGGATTTGAAACGAAACCGCAAATTATTTCTCAATCTAAAGATGACTTTTTCAACATTGAATTAAAGCCTCATGTAAATCGAAAGCCATCTCTGAAAATCTCACTCCCTAAAAAAACCGAATGGATCCAATTTGCTAATCCGAACCAACAACCGTTCCAAGGCGTTACTGGTGTTGAAGAGAAAAGGCATTACAGAGGTGTCCGTCAGAGGCCGTGGGGCAAATACGCAGCGGAGATCCGAGATCCGAACCGAAAGGGCACACGGGTGTGGCTGGGGACGTTCGATACAGCTATCGAAGCCGCCAAAGCGTATGATAAAGCAGCGTTCAAGCTGCGCGGCTCCAAAGCCATTCTTAACTTTCCTTTGTTAGCTGGGAAGTTGAACACACGCGCCAATGAGGGAAACGAACGGAAACGAACCAGAGAAAGTGCGATTGTAGAGGAAGAAGCGAAGAAGGTAGTGAAGCGAGAAGAATCTGAGAGGGACGTTGAGTTGACGCCGTCGAACAGGACGGCAATTTGGGACAGCGGCGATTTGAAAGGGATAATGCCATTGTCTCCGCTATCTCCCCATCCGCCATTAGGATATCCTCAGCTTAAGGTTATATGAAATGAATATCAGCTTTTACTTGT carries:
- the LOC110661403 gene encoding ethylene-responsive transcription factor 6-like, whose translation is MARQTHVASALELIKQHLLGDLLSPVGSSCSSSTATTSLIDNVNIEYDCSRASSIDSAFSIADCFNINSIDGNVFSEFEAKPRIIDISTAKSSDSTTTFEFDSKPQLLSQSSNELFEFESKPQIQSFHNFGFETKPQIISQSKDDFFNIELKPHVNRKPSLKISLPKKTEWIQFANPNQQPFQGVTGVEEKRHYRGVRQRPWGKYAAEIRDPNRKGTRVWLGTFDTAIEAAKAYDKAAFKLRGSKAILNFPLLAGKLNTRANEGNERKRTRESAIVEEEAKKVVKREESERDVELTPSNRTAIWDSGDLKGIMPLSPLSPHPPLGYPQLKVI